One window of Sulfurospirillum sp. 1612 genomic DNA carries:
- a CDS encoding adenylate kinase yields MKKIFLIIGAPGSGKTTDAEIIAKNHPDKVAHFSTGELLREEIQTGSELGKEIANIINKGNIVSAKIAVQTILKAAKEASQEIILIDGYPRSIEQLETLHERLLTQNDIALHHVIEVSVSYDVAKARVLARSRGVDDDEAIFENRIKVYQEPLAAIETFYQKENLLTKINGEYDIDTVVKNMEDTIHANL; encoded by the coding sequence ATGAAAAAAATATTTTTAATCATCGGCGCTCCGGGAAGTGGCAAGACGACCGATGCAGAAATTATTGCAAAAAATCATCCCGATAAGGTAGCTCATTTTTCAACCGGTGAGCTTCTTCGAGAAGAGATTCAAACCGGGAGTGAATTGGGAAAAGAGATTGCCAATATCATCAACAAAGGCAATATCGTCTCAGCTAAAATAGCCGTACAAACGATTCTCAAAGCAGCCAAAGAAGCTTCACAAGAGATTATTCTCATCGACGGTTATCCACGCTCCATTGAGCAACTTGAGACCTTACATGAGCGACTTCTAACACAAAATGATATCGCATTACATCATGTCATCGAAGTGAGTGTCTCTTATGATGTGGCAAAAGCCAGAGTACTCGCACGATCTCGAGGTGTTGATGATGATGAGGCTATCTTTGAAAATCGAATCAAAGTCTATCAAGAACCCCTCGCCGCTATCGAAACATTTTATCAAAAAGAAAATCTACTGACTAAAATCAATGGAGAATATGACATCGATACTGTTGTCAAAAATATGGAAGATACGATACATGCAAACTTATAA
- a CDS encoding competence/damage-inducible protein A yields MQTYNFYSVVIGTELMNGRREDKHFNFINKALRDRGFKHFANFMIVDDVILMERVFEMIKNDPHSIMFCFGGIGSTPDDYTREIAAKVFTNNQSQTHPEALRLILETFQDEAYPHRVKMANLPLGASLLDNVVNKVPGFSLEERFFFAPGFPSMAWPMFSNILTTKFKPQQQHYACSFFVEASENDLIDIMEALPHDIELSSLPKIENNKKSVEIYLASKEQDYLHTWCQFFQNEMKKLNITFRHLKTI; encoded by the coding sequence ATGCAAACTTATAATTTTTATAGTGTTGTTATTGGCACCGAATTGATGAATGGCAGACGAGAAGATAAGCATTTTAATTTTATCAACAAAGCACTGAGAGATCGAGGTTTCAAACATTTTGCAAACTTCATGATTGTGGATGATGTCATCTTGATGGAGCGTGTTTTTGAAATGATCAAAAATGACCCTCACTCTATCATGTTTTGCTTTGGAGGTATCGGCTCAACTCCTGATGATTACACACGAGAAATAGCCGCCAAAGTATTTACCAATAATCAATCACAAACCCATCCAGAAGCGCTTCGACTCATTCTTGAAACCTTTCAAGACGAGGCCTATCCTCATCGTGTCAAAATGGCAAATTTACCACTAGGCGCATCACTTTTGGACAATGTCGTCAACAAAGTTCCTGGATTTTCACTAGAAGAGCGATTTTTCTTTGCGCCGGGCTTTCCATCGATGGCTTGGCCAATGTTTTCTAATATCCTTACAACGAAATTTAAGCCGCAACAGCAACACTATGCCTGTAGCTTTTTTGTCGAAGCCTCAGAAAATGACCTTATTGATATTATGGAAGCACTTCCTCATGATATTGAACTTTCATCACTACCAAAAATCGAAAATAACAAAAAAAGTGTCGAAATCTATCTCGCTTCAAAAGAGCAAGACTACCTCCATACCTGGTGCCAATTTTTTCAAAATGAGATGAAAAAACTCAACATTACTTTTCGACATCTTAAAACGATTTAA